A window of the Bacillus sp. A301a_S52 genome harbors these coding sequences:
- the pyrR gene encoding bifunctional pyr operon transcriptional regulator/uracil phosphoribosyltransferase PyrR, whose translation MTKVILDEQAIRRALTRIAHEIIEKNKGVSDCILVGIKTRGVYLAARLAEKIEAIEGEKVATGEVDITLYRDDLTPKRKDEQPEIKGTDIRTDVAEKKVILVDDVLFTGRTVRAALDAIIDLGRPAQIQLAVLIDRGHRELPIRPDFIGKNVPTAKSEVIEAKLQEVDGAEEVILTQKNSL comes from the coding sequence ATGACGAAAGTAATCCTTGACGAGCAGGCGATACGTCGAGCCTTAACACGTATTGCGCACGAAATCATTGAGAAAAATAAAGGTGTTTCAGACTGTATCCTTGTCGGTATAAAAACACGAGGAGTTTACCTCGCGGCAAGATTGGCTGAAAAAATAGAAGCCATCGAAGGAGAAAAAGTGGCTACAGGAGAGGTTGATATCACCCTCTACCGAGACGACTTAACTCCAAAAAGAAAAGATGAACAGCCAGAAATAAAAGGAACTGATATAAGAACAGATGTGGCGGAGAAAAAAGTCATTCTCGTTGATGATGTCTTGTTTACAGGGCGGACGGTGCGAGCGGCGTTGGATGCTATTATTGACTTAGGTAGGCCGGCTCAAATTCAATTAGCTGTTCTCATTGACCGAGGACATCGGGAATTACCAATTAGGCCTGATTTCATTGGAAAAAATGTCCCGACAGCAAAATCAGAAGTTATCGAAGCAAAATTACAGGAAGTAGATGGTGCAGAAGAAGTTATTCTCACACAAAAAAACTCCCTTTAA
- the ileS gene encoding isoleucine--tRNA ligase yields MDYKDTLLMPKTDFPMRGNLPNREPEMQAKWDEEKIYEQVQKRTEGRPLFVLHDGPPYANGDIHMGHALNKILKDFIVRYKSMSGFHAPYVPGWDTHGLPIETALTKKGKVDRKKLTVAEFRQKCEEYALEQVERQKEQFKRLGVRGDWDNPYVTLTHDFEAQQIKVFGDMAKKGYIYKGKKPVYWSPSSESALAEAEIEYHDKRSPSIYVAFDVIEGNGVLKGDEKFVIWTTTPWTIPANLAIALHPELTYASVKVEEATYVVAKELIEQLAKEFEWDHYEIVQTFNGSDLEKTKTKHPLYDRESLVILGDHVTLDAGTGCVHTAPGHGEDDYLVGQTYGLDVLCPVNDKGVFTDEAPMFEGLFYDEANKVITEKLEEAGALLKLTFITHSYPHDWRTKKPVIFRATAQWFASIKDFREELLREIEAVEWLPKWGETRLYNMVRDRGDWCISRQRAWGVPIPIFYGEDGEPIITDETIDHVSQLFREHGSNIWFEWETTDLLPKDFTSPHSPNGNFTKETDIMDVWFDSGSSHQAVLEERDDLTRPADVYLEGSDQYRGWFNSSLSTAVAVTGKAPYKSVISHGFTLDGVGKKMSKSLGNTIIPNKVMKQLGADILRLWVASVDYQADVRVSDDILKQVAEVYRKIRNTFRFLLGNLADFDPTTNTVAYDQLAEVDQYMLVKLNDLVSDVKKGYEEYQFANVYNKIHNFCTVELSSFYMDIAKDTLYIRHADHISRRRIQTVMYETLTALVKLVSPILSHTADEVWKHIPAVSETSVQLTDMPEVQTFTNITDLCRKWDRFMVLRDDVLKALEEARADKGIKKSLHAHVTVYADDEDRTLLDSIEDLHKLFITSGTTVTARKTDLSAESVEYEEIAVRVERAEGETCERCWVVSTSLGENNHHPGLCPECTETVVNHY; encoded by the coding sequence ATGGATTACAAAGATACGTTACTTATGCCCAAAACAGATTTTCCGATGAGAGGGAACCTTCCTAATCGGGAGCCCGAGATGCAAGCTAAATGGGATGAAGAAAAAATTTATGAACAAGTACAAAAAAGAACAGAAGGACGTCCATTATTCGTGCTGCATGATGGGCCCCCTTATGCAAATGGGGATATTCATATGGGGCATGCACTGAACAAGATTTTAAAAGATTTTATCGTGCGCTATAAATCAATGAGCGGATTCCATGCCCCTTATGTCCCTGGTTGGGATACGCACGGTCTTCCTATTGAAACAGCCCTAACGAAAAAAGGAAAAGTTGACAGAAAAAAATTAACGGTGGCGGAATTTCGCCAAAAATGCGAGGAATATGCACTTGAGCAGGTTGAACGACAAAAAGAACAGTTTAAACGACTTGGCGTCCGTGGTGATTGGGATAATCCTTATGTGACCTTGACGCATGATTTTGAAGCACAACAAATTAAAGTCTTTGGTGATATGGCGAAGAAAGGCTATATTTACAAAGGTAAAAAACCTGTTTACTGGTCACCGTCATCTGAATCAGCTTTAGCAGAAGCAGAGATCGAGTATCACGATAAACGGTCACCTTCTATTTATGTGGCTTTTGATGTAATAGAAGGAAATGGTGTTTTGAAAGGTGATGAGAAATTCGTCATTTGGACGACTACACCTTGGACAATTCCGGCTAACTTAGCAATTGCTCTTCATCCAGAGTTAACATATGCATCCGTGAAAGTAGAGGAGGCCACCTATGTTGTGGCTAAAGAGTTGATTGAACAGCTTGCGAAAGAATTTGAATGGGATCATTACGAGATCGTTCAAACATTCAATGGAAGTGACTTGGAAAAAACAAAAACTAAACACCCCCTTTACGATCGGGAATCGCTTGTCATTCTTGGTGATCACGTGACACTAGATGCTGGTACTGGTTGTGTGCACACGGCACCAGGACACGGGGAAGACGACTATCTCGTTGGGCAAACATACGGTCTTGATGTGTTATGTCCTGTAAATGACAAAGGTGTCTTTACCGATGAAGCGCCAATGTTTGAAGGTCTATTCTATGATGAAGCGAATAAAGTGATTACTGAGAAACTTGAAGAAGCTGGCGCCTTATTAAAGCTTACGTTTATTACACACTCTTACCCACATGACTGGCGGACGAAGAAGCCAGTTATTTTCCGAGCAACCGCTCAGTGGTTTGCATCAATTAAAGATTTCAGAGAAGAACTACTTCGTGAAATCGAAGCGGTTGAATGGCTTCCAAAATGGGGAGAAACCCGACTTTATAATATGGTTCGAGATAGGGGAGATTGGTGTATTTCTCGTCAGCGAGCTTGGGGTGTACCTATTCCAATTTTTTACGGAGAAGATGGTGAACCGATAATTACAGATGAAACGATTGATCACGTGTCACAGCTATTTCGTGAGCATGGCTCGAATATTTGGTTTGAGTGGGAAACGACAGACTTGCTTCCAAAAGATTTCACTTCTCCGCATAGTCCGAATGGCAATTTTACTAAAGAAACGGACATTATGGATGTTTGGTTTGATTCTGGCTCTTCCCATCAAGCGGTGTTAGAAGAACGGGATGATCTGACACGTCCAGCAGATGTCTATTTAGAAGGTTCTGACCAGTATCGAGGTTGGTTTAACTCGTCCTTGTCGACAGCTGTAGCAGTGACTGGAAAAGCACCTTATAAATCCGTAATTAGCCATGGGTTCACTTTAGACGGAGTAGGGAAGAAAATGAGTAAATCTCTCGGGAATACAATCATTCCTAACAAAGTCATGAAGCAGCTCGGTGCCGATATTTTACGTTTATGGGTTGCATCAGTTGATTATCAGGCTGATGTTCGCGTGTCAGATGATATTTTAAAGCAAGTAGCAGAAGTCTATAGAAAAATTCGTAACACCTTTAGATTCCTTTTAGGTAACTTGGCTGACTTTGATCCAACTACAAATACAGTAGCTTATGATCAGTTAGCAGAAGTTGATCAATACATGCTCGTAAAACTTAATGATCTTGTCAGTGACGTGAAAAAAGGGTATGAGGAGTATCAATTCGCTAACGTCTATAATAAAATTCACAACTTTTGTACAGTCGAATTAAGCTCATTCTATATGGACATTGCAAAAGACACCCTTTATATTAGACATGCTGATCACATCAGTCGAAGACGAATTCAAACAGTTATGTACGAGACTCTAACGGCGTTAGTAAAGCTCGTTTCCCCTATTTTGTCTCATACAGCAGATGAAGTTTGGAAGCATATCCCTGCGGTGAGTGAAACGAGTGTGCAGCTAACAGATATGCCTGAAGTTCAAACATTTACTAATATTACTGATTTGTGCCGCAAATGGGACCGATTTATGGTTCTGCGAGATGATGTCTTAAAGGCACTGGAAGAAGCACGTGCCGATAAGGGAATTAAGAAGAGTCTTCATGCACATGTGACCGTATATGCTGATGATGAAGATCGCACCCTTCTTGATTCAATTGAGGATTTGCATAAATTATTTATTACGTCTGGAACGACAGTTACTGCTCGTAAGACAGATCTCTCAGCAGAAAGTGTGGAGTATGAAGAAATAGCTGTTCGTGTAGAACGAGCAGAAGGTGAAACATGTGAACGTTGTTGGGTCGTGTCTACAAGCTTGGGAGAAAACAATCATCATCCAGGTTTATGTCCAGAATGTACTGAAACAGTCGTTAACCATTATTAA
- the uraA gene encoding uracil permease, whose protein sequence is MKQQTIGIREIPRVDKWFVLSIQHLFAMFGATILVPLLTGLSPAVALVSSGLGTLAYIVITKGRIPAYLGSSFAFIMPIITAITIGGPEGAMIGSFFAGVLYGIVALIIKATGVQWLLKLLPPIVVGPVIMVIGLGLAGVAIDMAMNDPSTGTYSGIHLTVALVTLTLTILGSVFFKGFFGLIPILIGIVGGYIVAVFLGLVDFTVVREASWIQAPEFLVPFVTYTPSFSWQIFAIMVPVAMVTLSEHIGDQMVLSKIAEKNFIKKPGLHRSIFGDGIATVISSLLGGPPNTTYGENIGVIALTRVFSVFVIGGAAVLAIMFGFVGKVSALITTIPSAVMGGVSILLFGIIASNGLRMLIDNKIDVGKKRNLIIVSVILVIGIGGAFIQLTPEVEVAGMALATMIGIILNLVLPGRDPVKTTDEMFKDMSEDHKGDAA, encoded by the coding sequence ATGAAACAACAAACAATTGGTATTAGAGAAATTCCTAGAGTTGATAAGTGGTTCGTTTTAAGTATTCAACATTTATTCGCCATGTTTGGTGCTACTATTCTCGTTCCATTACTAACAGGACTGAGTCCAGCCGTTGCACTGGTTTCCAGCGGCCTCGGGACACTTGCGTATATCGTCATTACAAAAGGACGCATTCCAGCGTATTTAGGTTCTTCGTTTGCTTTTATCATGCCGATTATTACGGCTATTACAATCGGCGGACCAGAAGGCGCTATGATCGGAAGTTTCTTCGCAGGAGTCTTATATGGAATCGTTGCTCTCATCATAAAAGCAACTGGCGTTCAATGGCTTCTGAAACTTCTACCTCCTATTGTTGTAGGTCCTGTTATTATGGTTATCGGCCTCGGTTTAGCTGGTGTCGCTATCGATATGGCAATGAACGACCCAAGCACTGGCACATATAGCGGTATCCACTTAACGGTTGCCCTTGTGACATTAACGTTAACAATTTTAGGATCAGTCTTTTTCAAAGGGTTCTTCGGTTTAATTCCAATTTTAATTGGCATTGTCGGTGGGTATATTGTGGCAGTTTTCTTAGGACTAGTGGATTTTACAGTAGTAAGAGAGGCGAGCTGGATTCAAGCTCCTGAGTTTCTCGTCCCATTTGTGACGTATACCCCATCATTTTCATGGCAGATATTTGCCATCATGGTGCCAGTGGCAATGGTGACACTTTCAGAGCATATCGGTGACCAGATGGTGTTAAGTAAAATTGCTGAAAAGAACTTTATAAAAAAACCTGGTCTGCACCGATCCATTTTTGGTGACGGTATTGCCACAGTTATCAGTTCTTTACTCGGCGGCCCTCCAAATACGACGTACGGCGAAAATATCGGCGTCATTGCATTAACGCGAGTATTCAGCGTGTTCGTTATTGGTGGTGCAGCGGTATTAGCAATTATGTTCGGATTTGTCGGGAAAGTCTCTGCTTTAATTACGACGATTCCCTCTGCGGTAATGGGAGGTGTCTCGATTTTATTATTCGGTATCATCGCTTCTAACGGATTAAGAATGTTGATCGATAATAAAATAGACGTCGGTAAGAAAAGAAATTTAATCATTGTATCGGTTATTCTTGTCATCGGTATCGGTGGCGCCTTTATTCAACTGACACCTGAAGTTGAAGTGGCCGGTATGGCGTTAGCCACGATGATTGGTATCATACTAAACCTCGTGTTACCGGGCCGTGACCCGGTGAAAACGACGGATGAAATGTTTAAAGATATGAGTGAAGATCATAAAGGCGACGCAGCCTAA
- a CDS encoding RNA-binding protein: MSLYEHFRKDEHPFVDQVLDWKRIGEEEYRPKLTDFLDPRQQEIVKLIIGDQRTVRLGFWGGHENAERKRALLYPEYIIPDKNDYKTTLFELDYPKKFSTLEHRQLLGSLMSIGMKRDKFGDIISDQQRFQLILAKEVSEYVQMNLQTVGKTNVTLRELPEENVLQFNQERDERAITVSSLRLDNVLSEAFHISRAKIKPAVSGEKVKVNWKVVDDPSYQLTEGDMISLRGKGRCELLQFDGETKKGKYRLILGFPK, encoded by the coding sequence ATGTCGTTATACGAACACTTTAGAAAAGATGAGCACCCTTTCGTTGATCAGGTTTTAGATTGGAAACGAATTGGGGAAGAGGAGTATCGGCCGAAATTAACAGATTTTCTCGATCCACGTCAACAGGAGATTGTAAAATTAATCATAGGTGACCAAAGAACGGTCCGACTTGGGTTTTGGGGTGGTCATGAGAACGCTGAAAGAAAACGAGCGCTCCTTTACCCTGAATATATTATTCCCGATAAAAATGACTATAAGACGACCCTCTTTGAGCTAGATTATCCGAAAAAATTTAGTACACTAGAGCACAGGCAACTTTTAGGATCACTCATGAGTATCGGTATGAAACGCGACAAGTTTGGTGATATTATCTCCGATCAACAACGATTTCAACTCATTTTGGCTAAAGAAGTGTCTGAATATGTTCAGATGAATTTGCAGACAGTCGGAAAGACAAATGTTACGTTGCGTGAATTACCGGAAGAAAACGTGTTGCAGTTTAATCAAGAGAGGGATGAACGAGCTATCACTGTCTCCTCTCTAAGACTAGATAATGTGCTTTCCGAGGCATTCCACATATCGAGGGCAAAAATTAAACCGGCTGTGTCTGGTGAAAAAGTAAAGGTGAATTGGAAAGTGGTTGATGACCCATCTTATCAGCTCACAGAAGGTGATATGATTTCGTTAAGAGGTAAAGGAAGGTGTGAACTTTTACAGTTTGACGGAGAAACGAAAAAAGGGAAGTATCGCCTCATATTAGGCTTCCCAAAATAA
- a CDS encoding YlmC/YmxH family sporulation protein — MLNMSELQSKDIVNLADGRLLGHLTDIDIDLEKGRVDAIVIGGGRMKNLFQKDDETVVPWKNIVKIGSDVILVRVEKGGHSPVSFDD; from the coding sequence ATGTTGAACATGTCAGAGCTGCAATCAAAGGATATTGTAAATTTGGCGGATGGACGTTTATTAGGCCATTTAACAGACATCGATATTGATTTAGAAAAAGGAAGAGTTGATGCTATCGTAATTGGTGGGGGGAGAATGAAAAATTTATTTCAGAAAGATGACGAAACAGTCGTCCCCTGGAAAAACATTGTAAAGATCGGCTCAGATGTGATTTTGGTACGTGTTGAAAAAGGCGGACATAGCCCTGTTTCCTTCGATGACTAA
- a CDS encoding DivIVA domain-containing protein yields MPLTPLDIHNKEFARGFRGYDEDEVNEFLDQMIKDYEMVIREKKELYDRVQELEEKLEHFSNIEMTLNKSILVAQETAEDVKRNADKEAKLIIKESEKNADRIINEALTKSRKVALEIEELKKQASVYRMRFKMLLEAQLEMLGNEDWDDLSHSLNEREEEEHYENI; encoded by the coding sequence GTGCCATTAACTCCCTTAGATATTCATAATAAGGAATTTGCAAGAGGTTTTAGAGGCTATGATGAAGATGAAGTAAATGAATTTTTAGACCAGATGATTAAAGATTATGAAATGGTCATTAGAGAAAAGAAAGAACTTTACGACAGAGTTCAAGAACTGGAAGAAAAGCTTGAGCACTTCTCAAATATTGAAATGACTTTGAATAAATCTATTCTCGTAGCTCAAGAGACAGCAGAAGATGTGAAGCGTAATGCGGATAAAGAAGCCAAACTGATTATTAAAGAATCGGAGAAAAATGCTGATCGAATTATTAATGAAGCATTAACTAAATCCCGTAAGGTTGCTCTTGAAATAGAAGAATTAAAAAAACAGGCGTCTGTGTATCGCATGCGATTTAAAATGCTTCTGGAAGCGCAGCTTGAGATGCTAGGAAATGAAGATTGGGATGATTTATCTCATTCATTGAACGAACGAGAAGAGGAAGAACATTACGAAAATATTTAA
- a CDS encoding cell division protein SepF, with protein MTFKRKFKRFFELDDDYTEEEVEVEEYEENSSFTPKETGPTNDRRNVVSLSSIQNQAKVLLLEPHSYEEAQEIADHLKNRKAVVINLQRISREQAKRIVDFLSGTVYAIGGDIQKLGANIFLCTPDNVDVSGSISEMFEE; from the coding sequence ATGACATTTAAACGTAAGTTCAAGCGATTTTTTGAATTAGATGATGACTATACTGAAGAAGAAGTGGAAGTAGAGGAATACGAAGAAAACTCCTCTTTTACACCTAAAGAGACAGGGCCTACAAATGACAGACGTAACGTAGTTAGTCTGAGTAGCATCCAAAACCAAGCGAAAGTATTGCTTTTGGAGCCGCACAGTTATGAAGAGGCACAAGAGATTGCTGATCACTTGAAAAATCGCAAAGCTGTTGTTATCAATTTACAACGTATATCTAGAGAGCAAGCGAAAAGAATTGTGGATTTTTTGAGCGGGACAGTATACGCTATTGGTGGAGATATTCAAAAGTTAGGAGCTAACATTTTTCTTTGTACCCCAGATAATGTTGATGTATCTGGATCAATATCAGAGATGTTTGAAGAATGA
- a CDS encoding aspartate carbamoyltransferase catalytic subunit, giving the protein MKQLRTLNDLTLPELQTILFEADTCRTSQDRRWGEQPIVANLFFEPSTRTKCSFEMAEKQLGIDIIPFDVTHSSVQKGETLYDTAKTLEAIGCRALIIRHPETKYYEQLNGLTIPIINAGDGAGDHPTQSLLDLLTIKQEFNRFDGLHVVICGDIRHSRVAHTNAKILKKLGARVSYSGPLEWMDPELTEDEYLTMDEAVVQADVLMLLRIQTERHDGEGGYTKETYHRQFGLTVEREIQMKSHSIIMHPAPVNRGVELAGSLVECSRSRIFKQMTNGVKVRKAILAHVLNLKGEKQYDHVI; this is encoded by the coding sequence ATGAAGCAGTTAAGAACATTGAACGATCTAACTTTACCGGAGCTACAGACTATTTTATTCGAGGCGGATACGTGTAGAACATCTCAGGACCGTAGGTGGGGGGAACAACCGATTGTAGCCAATCTCTTTTTTGAACCGAGTACAAGAACGAAGTGCAGCTTTGAAATGGCAGAAAAACAGTTAGGTATCGACATAATTCCCTTCGATGTAACTCATTCTAGTGTTCAAAAAGGTGAAACATTATACGATACGGCTAAAACATTAGAAGCGATTGGCTGTAGGGCCTTGATCATTCGCCATCCTGAAACGAAGTACTACGAACAATTAAATGGATTAACTATTCCAATTATTAATGCTGGAGATGGGGCAGGGGATCATCCGACACAATCACTTCTTGATTTACTGACAATCAAACAAGAATTTAACCGTTTTGATGGTTTGCATGTTGTCATTTGTGGTGATATAAGACATAGTCGAGTTGCACATACAAACGCAAAGATTTTAAAAAAGTTGGGTGCACGCGTGTCTTATTCAGGTCCTTTAGAGTGGATGGATCCAGAACTGACTGAAGATGAGTACTTAACGATGGATGAAGCGGTAGTCCAAGCAGACGTCTTAATGCTTCTACGCATTCAAACAGAAAGGCATGATGGAGAAGGCGGTTATACGAAGGAAACATATCATAGGCAATTTGGCTTAACTGTAGAGCGAGAAATACAGATGAAATCACACAGTATTATTATGCATCCAGCACCAGTTAATAGGGGGGTAGAATTAGCCGGAAGTCTCGTGGAATGTAGTCGTTCACGAATCTTTAAGCAGATGACAAATGGTGTGAAAGTAAGAAAGGCGATTCTTGCCCATGTTCTGAATTTAAAGGGGGAAAAACAGTATGATCACGTTATTTAA
- a CDS encoding YggT family protein yields MGLVATIVLNAMQIYWFICIIYIFMSWLPNARESAFGQGVGRLVEPFFEPFRRIIPPIGMIDISPIVALFALRFAMDGVRYLFSFFM; encoded by the coding sequence ATGGGATTAGTTGCAACAATCGTTTTAAATGCCATGCAGATTTACTGGTTTATATGTATTATATATATTTTTATGTCATGGCTACCAAATGCACGAGAATCGGCTTTTGGACAAGGTGTTGGGAGACTCGTTGAACCTTTTTTTGAGCCGTTCAGACGAATCATCCCTCCTATCGGAATGATTGATATTTCTCCTATCGTGGCATTGTTTGCACTTAGGTTTGCAATGGATGGTGTGAGGTACTTATTTTCTTTTTTCATGTGA
- a CDS encoding YggS family pyridoxal phosphate-dependent enzyme has translation MSVKQNYEDIQAVLRAACKRTGRNPELIHIIAVTKYVSIERAKEAVDAGVLHLGENRPEEAMEKHDALGRKATWHFIGNLQSKKVKKIIHAYDYIHSLDRLSLAKEINKRARESVKIKCFVQVNVSGESSKSGVTSDETLPFIQKLADYPSIEVVGLMTMAPLTDNKDILRETFKSLRELKETIAAKNFAHAPCTELSMGMSNDFEIAVEEGATFVRIGSSLVGHDKEVKA, from the coding sequence TTGTCAGTTAAGCAAAACTATGAAGATATTCAAGCTGTTCTTCGTGCTGCGTGTAAACGTACTGGAAGAAACCCTGAACTTATACATATAATCGCTGTAACTAAATATGTCTCTATAGAAAGAGCAAAAGAAGCTGTTGATGCAGGGGTGTTACACCTAGGTGAAAACAGGCCGGAAGAAGCAATGGAAAAACATGATGCCCTTGGTCGAAAAGCTACGTGGCATTTTATTGGGAATCTGCAATCTAAAAAAGTTAAAAAGATTATTCATGCATATGATTATATTCATTCTTTGGACAGGCTATCATTAGCGAAAGAAATTAATAAGCGAGCTAGGGAATCTGTTAAAATAAAATGCTTTGTCCAAGTGAATGTAAGTGGGGAGTCGTCTAAATCTGGAGTAACGTCAGATGAAACACTGCCTTTCATTCAAAAATTAGCCGATTATCCGTCAATTGAAGTAGTGGGGTTAATGACGATGGCACCTTTAACCGATAATAAGGATATACTCAGAGAAACATTTAAAAGCTTGAGAGAGCTGAAAGAAACCATTGCAGCGAAAAACTTTGCACATGCTCCGTGTACCGAATTATCAATGGGAATGTCCAATGATTTTGAGATTGCGGTTGAAGAAGGTGCGACGTTTGTTAGAATTGGTTCTTCACTTGTAGGCCATGATAAAGAGGTGAAAGCATGA
- a CDS encoding RluA family pseudouridine synthase: MAKYTFISEEKSTRLDKWLTNQTDWSRSLVQQWIQDGHVAVNGARVKSNYKMQLGDEVVVDEPEVKELEVKAEPLDLDIIYEDKDVLVVNKPRGMVVHPAPGHASGTLVNGLMAHCQDLSGINGVLRPGIVHRIDKDTSGLLMVAKNDLAHESLVEQLKNKTTKRRYEALVSGVIPHDKGTIDAPIGRDPEDRQRMKVTDMHAREAVTHFQVIERFANYTHVACELETGRTHQIRAHMKYIGYPIVGDPKYGSRKKHDFPINGQALHAELLGFIHPRTGDEMIFHAPLPDDLKNCLVQAGRK; the protein is encoded by the coding sequence ATGGCTAAATATACTTTTATTAGTGAAGAGAAAAGTACAAGGTTAGATAAATGGTTAACGAACCAAACAGATTGGTCTCGAAGTCTTGTCCAACAGTGGATTCAAGACGGCCATGTAGCTGTTAACGGAGCCCGTGTTAAAAGCAATTATAAAATGCAGCTAGGTGATGAGGTGGTCGTGGACGAGCCCGAAGTCAAAGAACTAGAAGTAAAGGCAGAGCCCCTAGATCTAGATATTATTTATGAAGATAAAGATGTTCTCGTTGTCAACAAGCCGAGAGGAATGGTTGTCCACCCAGCACCAGGTCATGCCTCTGGCACCCTCGTAAATGGTCTAATGGCTCATTGTCAAGATTTATCAGGAATTAATGGCGTCTTAAGACCGGGAATTGTTCATCGAATTGATAAAGACACGTCTGGGTTGTTAATGGTAGCTAAAAACGATCTTGCCCATGAATCATTAGTGGAACAGTTAAAAAACAAAACGACAAAGCGTCGTTATGAAGCGCTTGTATCAGGTGTCATTCCACATGACAAAGGAACGATTGATGCACCTATTGGAAGAGATCCAGAAGACCGCCAACGCATGAAAGTAACTGACATGCATGCAAGAGAAGCAGTGACCCACTTTCAAGTCATAGAGAGGTTTGCTAACTACACACATGTCGCTTGCGAACTTGAGACTGGGCGTACCCATCAAATAAGAGCTCATATGAAATATATTGGTTACCCTATTGTAGGAGATCCTAAATATGGTTCGCGGAAGAAACATGACTTTCCTATAAACGGTCAAGCATTACATGCTGAACTTTTAGGTTTCATACATCCGCGCACAGGTGACGAAATGATCTTTCATGCTCCGTTACCTGACGACTTAAAAAATTGTCTCGTTCAAGCTGGACGAAAATAA
- the lspA gene encoding signal peptidase II gives MRYYVIALAVIIFDQFTKWLVVQYMDLRQSITLIENVLYLTSHRNPGAAFGILEGKTWFFIIVTIVVVGVIIYYIQTYAKGNAWFGVSLGLLLGGAIGNFIDRLLFGAVVDFIDVYIFSYNYPIFNVADSALVTGVIMMIIHVFKEEKKQRKS, from the coding sequence TTGCGTTATTATGTTATTGCACTGGCAGTAATTATTTTCGATCAATTTACTAAATGGCTAGTCGTACAGTATATGGATTTAAGACAAAGCATAACTCTCATAGAAAATGTCCTATATTTGACATCACACCGTAATCCTGGAGCAGCATTTGGTATACTAGAAGGAAAAACGTGGTTTTTTATCATCGTGACTATTGTAGTTGTTGGGGTGATTATTTACTACATTCAAACGTACGCAAAAGGAAATGCGTGGTTTGGAGTCTCTTTAGGGCTATTACTTGGAGGGGCTATCGGTAATTTCATCGACAGATTATTATTTGGAGCTGTAGTTGATTTTATCGATGTCTATATTTTTTCTTATAACTATCCAATTTTTAACGTGGCAGATTCAGCTCTTGTTACAGGCGTGATTATGATGATTATACATGTTTTCAAAGAAGAAAAAAAACAGAGGAAGTCTTAA